In a genomic window of Thermosynechococcus sp. CL-1:
- the frr gene encoding ribosome recycling factor gives MKLADVEERMQKSVEATQHDFNSIRTGRANAALLDRVMVDYYGTETPLRSLANISTPDATTILIQPYDRSTLASIEKAIQLSDLGLTPNNDGSSVRLNIPPLTTERRKELVKTAAKIAEGGKVAIRNIRRDAIDHIKKEGKAGELTEDEVKDLQEKVQKLTDKYIGKIDALLAEKEKDIMTV, from the coding sequence GTGAAATTAGCTGATGTCGAAGAGCGGATGCAAAAATCGGTTGAAGCAACCCAGCATGACTTTAATAGTATCCGCACGGGTCGCGCCAACGCGGCGTTATTAGACCGGGTGATGGTGGACTACTACGGCACGGAAACCCCCTTGCGCTCCTTGGCCAATATCTCTACCCCCGATGCAACCACGATTTTGATTCAGCCCTACGATCGCTCCACATTGGCCAGCATTGAAAAAGCCATTCAACTCTCTGACTTAGGATTGACGCCCAACAACGATGGCTCCAGCGTCCGCCTCAATATTCCGCCCTTGACCACAGAGCGACGCAAAGAACTGGTGAAAACTGCCGCCAAAATTGCCGAAGGGGGCAAAGTTGCCATTCGCAACATCCGTCGTGATGCCATTGATCACATCAAAAAAGAGGGCAAAGCCGGCGAACTCACTGAAGACGAAGTGAAAGACTTGCAAGAGAAAGTGCAAAAGCTCACCGATAAATACATCGGTAAAATTGATGCCCTGCTCGCCGAGAAAGAAAAGGACATTATGACCGTATAG
- a CDS encoding histidine phosphatase family protein, with translation MVLTLYFLRHGQTSFSRANAYCGELDPPLTDAGLAMAEAFAEHYAQLPWQAVFVSPTLRTRTTAQFLCDRVGLQMQVRDGLREIYYGQWEGLSPEEVNAKFHDDYVRWLADPGWNAPTGGERGIDIYYRSNAVLLEIEREYPDGNVLLVSHKATIRIMLCGLLGIDVGRFRDRIAAPVASVSIVEYTSRGPLLLALAERSHLSPELRHSPGT, from the coding sequence GTGGTCTTAACACTCTATTTCTTGCGCCACGGGCAAACTAGCTTTAGTCGCGCCAATGCCTACTGTGGAGAACTGGATCCACCCTTAACGGATGCCGGTCTAGCGATGGCTGAGGCCTTTGCCGAACACTATGCTCAGTTGCCTTGGCAAGCCGTCTTTGTCAGTCCCACGTTGCGCACGCGAACCACGGCACAGTTTTTGTGCGATCGCGTCGGTCTCCAGATGCAGGTTCGCGATGGTCTGCGGGAAATTTACTATGGTCAGTGGGAAGGCCTCTCCCCGGAAGAGGTGAATGCCAAGTTCCACGATGACTATGTGCGCTGGCTGGCGGATCCGGGCTGGAATGCGCCCACAGGGGGTGAGCGGGGGATTGACATCTACTACCGCAGTAATGCCGTTCTCCTAGAAATTGAGCGGGAGTATCCCGACGGCAATGTTCTGCTGGTTTCCCACAAGGCCACAATTCGGATTATGCTCTGTGGTCTTCTGGGTATTGATGTGGGACGATTTCGCGATCGCATTGCTGCCCCAGTAGCCAGTGTCAGTATTGTCGAATATACCTCCCGTGGGCCATTGCTCCTTGCCCTTGCGGAGCGATCGCACCTGAGTCCCGAACTGCGGCACTCGCCGGGCACCTAG
- a CDS encoding SpoIID/LytB domain-containing protein, which translates to MPYLIVRWRLLSQSLGLGCLISLLLQLTAAAVELRVAVLDRVRQVTISSSTPAQLRDEAGRVLTVAPQQNITAVLTGAGVQAGGVRGRQVFLEPRDNGLVRVGDRWYRGRLQLVSTSEGMIVINLVDLEEYLPSVVGKEMYPSWPLEALKAQAVASRSFVLFRRDRERRRPGSLFDVGATVTHQVYPGVSSETASTLAAVAATRGQVLTYNGQIIEAVFHASSGGHTENSEHIWQNAVPYLRGTPDFDQVSPNFQWTVRFTAAQLQQRLPGIGTIVGFRPLQLSPQGRVMAVQVVGTAGSRTISGSELRRVLGLRSTLLTITPEYGNVASQGGHSVPVAFTMTGRGHGHGLGMSQWGAYGMALQGYTYDQILGHYYQGVTLSVLDTTQR; encoded by the coding sequence ATGCCTTACCTCATTGTGCGTTGGCGTCTTCTGTCGCAGTCGCTGGGTCTTGGCTGCTTGATCAGCCTGCTCCTACAACTGACGGCCGCAGCAGTGGAATTGCGGGTCGCGGTTTTAGATCGGGTACGTCAAGTAACAATTAGTAGCTCCACCCCAGCGCAATTACGGGATGAGGCGGGTCGGGTGCTGACAGTGGCACCGCAGCAGAATATTACGGCGGTTCTGACGGGGGCGGGGGTACAAGCAGGGGGTGTGCGGGGGCGGCAAGTTTTCCTCGAACCTCGAGACAATGGCCTCGTCCGGGTGGGCGATCGCTGGTATCGCGGGCGGTTGCAATTGGTGAGTACCAGTGAGGGGATGATCGTCATCAACCTTGTGGATTTAGAGGAGTATCTGCCCAGTGTCGTTGGTAAGGAAATGTATCCCTCTTGGCCGCTGGAAGCCCTCAAAGCTCAAGCGGTGGCCTCCCGTTCCTTTGTCCTCTTTCGGCGCGATCGCGAACGCCGTCGTCCCGGTAGTCTTTTTGATGTGGGTGCCACCGTCACCCATCAGGTGTATCCGGGGGTCAGTTCAGAAACCGCCAGTACCCTAGCTGCCGTTGCCGCCACCCGCGGTCAAGTGCTCACCTACAATGGCCAAATCATTGAAGCCGTCTTCCATGCCTCCTCAGGGGGTCACACTGAAAATTCAGAGCACATTTGGCAAAATGCCGTTCCCTACCTGCGCGGTACCCCTGACTTTGACCAAGTCTCCCCCAACTTTCAGTGGACGGTGCGTTTCACCGCGGCACAACTGCAACAACGCCTCCCCGGTATTGGTACCATCGTTGGCTTTCGCCCCTTGCAATTGTCCCCCCAAGGGCGAGTCATGGCAGTGCAAGTGGTGGGCACAGCGGGTAGCCGCACCATTTCAGGCAGTGAACTACGGCGGGTGTTGGGATTGCGCAGTACCCTACTGACAATTACGCCAGAGTATGGCAATGTGGCCAGTCAAGGGGGGCACAGTGTGCCAGTGGCCTTTACAATGACTGGCCGAGGTCACGGTCATGGCTTGGGCATGAGTCAATGGGGGGCTTACGGTATGGCATTACAGGGCTACACCTACGACCAAATTTTGGGGCATTATTACCAAGGCGTTACATTGAGTGTATTGGACACGACTCAGCGTTGA
- a CDS encoding HpsJ family protein, whose translation MTASKSTKRPVPLAAQFLKLVGIILLLTFLVEWGILFITPQFNNSQWQLTVVNQFIERGATPLIGFVFIYTGFWIQAVSGSTTQPEPGEPALKDWRFWVFVLSSLLGLLCLLGIPLYLSITGQIMEQAVNQINQEAAQAEIRVEQEQQQIKQLASSGQLEQLLKSNQLPPDQRAILEQLQKDPQALDKQAGQARERIRNQQQEAVNRAQQEAFVNRLRVGIRSFLLAVGFITIGWSGLREHR comes from the coding sequence ATGACCGCTTCCAAATCAACCAAGCGACCTGTCCCCTTGGCGGCTCAGTTCCTAAAACTGGTGGGAATCATCCTGCTCCTCACCTTCTTGGTCGAGTGGGGTATCCTCTTTATTACTCCCCAGTTCAATAACAGCCAGTGGCAACTCACGGTCGTCAACCAATTCATTGAGCGCGGTGCCACCCCCTTGATTGGGTTTGTCTTTATCTACACTGGCTTTTGGATTCAAGCGGTTTCTGGCAGTACGACGCAGCCGGAGCCGGGGGAACCTGCCCTCAAGGATTGGCGATTTTGGGTCTTTGTCCTCTCGAGTTTGCTAGGATTGCTCTGCCTGCTGGGGATTCCCCTCTACCTATCGATTACGGGGCAAATTATGGAACAGGCGGTCAACCAAATCAATCAAGAGGCGGCACAGGCAGAAATTCGGGTTGAGCAGGAACAGCAGCAAATTAAACAACTGGCCAGTAGCGGTCAACTGGAGCAACTCCTGAAAAGCAATCAACTCCCCCCCGATCAACGGGCGATTCTCGAGCAGTTACAAAAAGACCCCCAAGCCCTTGATAAACAAGCGGGTCAGGCACGGGAGCGCATCCGCAACCAGCAACAAGAAGCGGTGAATCGAGCGCAACAGGAAGCCTTTGTGAATCGTCTAAGGGTAGGCATTCGTAGTTTTCTATTGGCAGTGGGCTTTATTACCATTGGTTGGAGTGGTCTGCGCGAGCACCGCTAG
- the glmU gene encoding bifunctional UDP-N-acetylglucosamine diphosphorylase/glucosamine-1-phosphate N-acetyltransferase GlmU, with product MVIVAVLAAGRGTRMKSSLPKVLHPLGGRSLVGWVLHQVQSLQPQRQFVIIGYGGDTVRAALADQPHVEFVEQREQLGTGHAVQQLLPHLKDYEGHLLVLNGDVPLLRGETLAHLLAVHQQHNNAATILTAQIPNPQGYGRVICDSQNILKQIIEDRDCTTAQKQNRRINAGVYCFHWPQLAAVLPYLQANNDQQEYYLTDAVNALSPVMAVDVEDYEEILGVNDRVQLAAAYQVLQNRIKTAWMQAGVTLIDPASTTIEDTVELAPDVVIEPQTHLRGQTRIGSGSIIGPGTLIENSVIGERVTARYAVISDSEIGHDTQVGPFAHIRQQSLVADHCRIGNFVELKKAQLGSDTKASHLSYLGDATLGDRVNIGAGTITANYDGVRKHPTHIGSGTKTGANSVLVAPVTLGENVTVAAGSTVTEDVPDHALVIARCRQVVKPNWHPKA from the coding sequence ATGGTCATTGTGGCAGTCTTAGCGGCAGGACGAGGCACACGGATGAAATCCTCGCTGCCAAAAGTTCTCCATCCCCTAGGTGGGCGATCGCTGGTGGGCTGGGTTTTGCACCAAGTTCAATCTCTGCAACCGCAACGGCAGTTTGTGATCATTGGTTATGGGGGAGACACAGTGCGGGCTGCCTTAGCGGATCAACCCCACGTGGAATTTGTCGAGCAGCGCGAACAACTGGGAACGGGTCATGCGGTACAGCAGCTTTTGCCCCACCTCAAGGACTATGAAGGCCATCTTTTGGTACTTAACGGCGATGTGCCCCTCTTGCGTGGCGAGACGCTAGCACACTTGCTCGCAGTTCACCAGCAACACAACAATGCAGCCACCATTTTAACGGCACAAATTCCCAACCCCCAGGGCTATGGCCGTGTGATTTGTGACAGTCAGAATATCTTGAAGCAAATTATTGAAGACCGTGACTGCACCACAGCCCAAAAGCAAAACCGCCGCATCAATGCTGGGGTGTATTGTTTCCACTGGCCCCAACTTGCTGCTGTGTTGCCCTATCTCCAAGCCAACAATGATCAGCAGGAATACTACCTCACGGATGCCGTCAATGCCCTCAGTCCTGTGATGGCGGTGGACGTGGAAGACTATGAGGAAATTTTGGGCGTTAACGATCGCGTGCAGTTGGCGGCAGCCTATCAAGTGCTGCAAAATCGCATCAAAACTGCTTGGATGCAGGCGGGGGTGACCCTGATTGATCCGGCCAGTACCACGATTGAAGACACCGTTGAGCTAGCACCGGATGTGGTGATTGAACCCCAAACTCACCTGCGCGGCCAAACCCGTATTGGCAGTGGTAGCATCATTGGCCCCGGCACTTTGATTGAAAACAGTGTTATTGGCGAACGGGTGACGGCTCGCTATGCCGTGATTAGCGACAGTGAGATTGGCCATGATACCCAAGTGGGGCCTTTTGCCCACATCCGCCAGCAAAGTCTGGTTGCCGATCACTGCCGCATTGGTAACTTTGTCGAGCTAAAAAAAGCGCAGTTGGGCAGTGACACCAAGGCCTCTCATCTGTCCTACCTAGGCGATGCCACCTTGGGCGATCGCGTGAATATTGGTGCCGGCACGATTACTGCCAACTACGACGGTGTGCGCAAGCACCCCACCCATATTGGTAGCGGCACCAAGACCGGGGCTAATAGTGTTTTAGTGGCTCCGGTAACCCTCGGCGAAAATGTTACGGTGGCGGCGGGTTCAACGGTGACAGAAGATGTACCGGATCATGCCCTTGTCATTGCCCGCTGTCGTCAAGTGGTCAAGCCCAACTGGCACCCCAAAGCCTAG
- the pyrF gene encoding orotidine-5'-phosphate decarboxylase, whose translation MFNSQEAVASKIIVALDVPNLEVAIATIHTLPQVQFWKVGLELFCASGPIILDVLKDQGKRIFLDLKLHDIPNTVAAAARAIAPYGVDFVTIHAATGLAGLKSAQAALGGSATQLIGVTLLTSIDANTLQQELQIPLDPATYVERMADLAHQAGLAGIVCSPQEAARVKQRCGEEFLRICPGIRPLGTATGDQARSLTPNAAFAAGASYLVIGRPILQAADPAATFDEICRRLV comes from the coding sequence TTGTTTAATTCTCAAGAGGCTGTTGCCAGCAAAATTATTGTGGCCTTGGATGTGCCCAATTTGGAGGTGGCGATCGCCACTATTCATACGCTGCCCCAAGTGCAATTTTGGAAGGTGGGGCTAGAACTCTTTTGTGCCAGTGGGCCGATTATTCTCGATGTCCTCAAGGATCAGGGGAAGCGTATCTTTCTCGATTTGAAGCTCCACGATATTCCCAATACGGTGGCCGCCGCAGCCCGGGCGATCGCCCCCTATGGCGTGGACTTTGTGACTATCCATGCGGCAACGGGATTAGCGGGTCTGAAAAGCGCGCAGGCGGCTCTAGGGGGAAGCGCCACCCAACTCATTGGGGTGACCTTGCTCACCAGCATTGACGCAAACACCCTGCAGCAAGAACTCCAGATTCCCCTTGATCCGGCCACCTATGTTGAACGCATGGCTGATCTGGCCCATCAAGCGGGACTGGCGGGCATTGTCTGCTCTCCTCAGGAGGCGGCACGGGTAAAACAACGCTGCGGAGAGGAGTTCTTGAGAATTTGTCCGGGGATTCGCCCCCTTGGTACTGCCACAGGGGATCAAGCGCGATCGCTGACGCCCAATGCCGCCTTTGCTGCTGGTGCCTCTTATCTTGTGATTGGCCGTCCGATTTTACAAGCAGCGGATCCCGCCGCAACCTTTGATGAAATTTGCCGCCGCCTCGTCTGA
- a CDS encoding DUF3611 family protein has protein sequence MERLPGNAPPPSHRSTTQPLHRLGRELQRFGWIGFWTQVVLGFVSLLIIIIVVFSRQFNINRPQNGMNSPTLGLVLAIIGLVFLGVSIYCCYRYPQLGRRLDRPEKRPTKEHVIRSLNIGLWVNIAGMIFTVAAAEWNVGMLLLKVLSIPQGAAVYATNVLIEPLEIFVIQAKVNTIAAQLTGIIVALWLLRCVRRPL, from the coding sequence ATGGAACGTCTTCCCGGTAATGCCCCCCCACCATCCCATCGCAGTACGACCCAACCTCTCCACCGTCTTGGCCGTGAACTGCAACGCTTTGGCTGGATTGGCTTTTGGACACAGGTCGTCCTTGGCTTTGTCTCGCTGTTGATTATTATCATCGTTGTTTTTAGTCGTCAATTTAATATCAATCGTCCGCAAAATGGCATGAATAGTCCCACACTGGGCTTAGTGCTGGCGATTATTGGTCTAGTGTTTTTGGGCGTGAGTATTTACTGCTGCTATCGCTATCCGCAACTGGGACGACGCTTGGATCGCCCAGAAAAACGCCCGACCAAGGAGCACGTGATCCGCAGCTTGAATATTGGTCTCTGGGTAAATATTGCTGGCATGATTTTTACGGTGGCTGCCGCCGAGTGGAATGTGGGAATGTTGTTGCTCAAGGTGCTGTCGATTCCCCAAGGGGCGGCGGTCTATGCCACTAATGTCTTGATTGAGCCGTTGGAGATTTTTGTGATTCAGGCGAAGGTGAATACGATTGCCGCTCAGTTGACGGGTATTATTGTGGCGCTGTGGTTGTTGCGCTGTGTGCGCCGTCCCCTGTGA